CTTACCGGCCACCACCGGGCCATGGTTGGCCAACAGTACCGCACTGTGCTTGCCCGCCAGGCCACGTACCGCATCGCCGAGGCCTGGGTCGCCCGGAATGTGGTAGGGCACCAACGGCAATTTACCGACCCGCATCACGTAATAGGCGGTCAGCGGAGGAATACAGTCATGGTGATCGACATCCGGCAGACAGGACACCGCCACCGAGTGGGTCGAATGCAGATGGACGATGGCCCCGGACTGTGGCCGTTCGGCATACATTGCCATATGCAGAAAACTCTCCTTGGTCGGCTTGTCACCATCCAGCCACTCGCCACTCGCCGAGAGTAATGAAATTCGCGCGGGATCAAGACGACCAAGACAGGCATTGGTCGGCGTCATCAACCAGCCACCGTCCTCGAGCCTTACGCTGATATTGCCACTGGAGCCCATGGTCAGGCCGCGATCGAACAACGACTTGCCATAGGTAGCGATCTGCTCACGCAGCACGTTATGTGGATGGTTGCGTAACACCTCACTCATACCGACACCTCCCCCAGCAACGTGAAGCCACGGGTAAAGATGTCGACACCCCCGAAATTTCCGGACTTCAGTGCCAACGACAGGGTACGCTCACCCGCCGGGGTCTGAATCCGCGCCTGGGTCCAGGGCACACCTGCATCGATCTGCGGCCCGATACGCAATTGATCCAACTCCAGCGCCGATACCACTGCACCGGAAGTCTCTCCACCGGCGACCAGCAGTCGGCCCACGCCTTCCTTGACGCTGGTGACCGCAATGGTCGCCAATGCCTGCTCGACGATCTCTCCGGCGCGAGCCACACCGAGTTGCTCCTGCGCCGCCTTGACGCGATCCGGCTCGGCGGAGGCATAGACCAGAATCGGTTCATCGGGCCGTAGGCGCCGATGCTCACGCACGGCGTCCAGCACTGAGTTCAGACTCTCATCACCCGCAGCCAGCTCCAACGGATCGAGGGCTATACCGGGATAGTGTTCGAGGAAATGTGCCACCTGACCGAGAGTGGCACGGGAACAGCTACCCGACAGCACCAACGGGCTACCACTGGCCGGCACCAGGCGCGCGGCATTGTCAACCGAATCGAGCCAGCCCCTGCGGCGGTACTGTTCAGGCAGTGCCTGGCCCAGTCCCGAACCACCGGTGACCAGTGGCATATCAACACAGGCCTCAGCCAGCACATCGAGATCGTCATCATCGAGGGTGTCACAGATGACATGACGCACATCATTGTCGGCCAGCGACAGCAGATGCTCACGCGCGGCGCCAGCGCCCGAGACCAACAACGGCCTATTGAGAAGCGCCACAGAATGCGGAGTTTGACTACCCAGCACGCGCACCAGATCCGCATCGGTCATCGGGTTGAGCGGATGGTCCTGCATGCCACTGTCATTGAGCAGTCGATCTCCAACAAACAAGTGGCCCTGGTAGACGGTGCGTCCGGTGGTCGGGAATGCCGGTACCATCACCGTCTGGCGGGTATTGAGCGCGTCCATCAAGGCATCTGCGACCGGGCCGATATTACCCTCGGCGGTGGAATCAAAGGTCGAACAGTACTTGAAGAATATCTGTTGGGCGCCCAGGCCAGACAACCAATCCAACGCCGCGAGACTATCCTTGATCGCCTCGTCTACCGGACAGCTGCGTGATTTCAGCGCCACCACAATGGCGTCCACATCCTCAGGCTGCGGCTTGCCGGTCGGCACGCCCAGTATCTGTACCGTACGCATGCCGGAGCGCACCAGATTGTTGGCGAGATCAGTGGCGCC
This Halomonas huangheensis DNA region includes the following protein-coding sequences:
- the otnC gene encoding 3-oxo-tetronate 4-phosphate decarboxylase, with protein sequence MSEVLRNHPHNVLREQIATYGKSLFDRGLTMGSSGNISVRLEDGGWLMTPTNACLGRLDPARISLLSASGEWLDGDKPTKESFLHMAMYAERPQSGAIVHLHSTHSVAVSCLPDVDHHDCIPPLTAYYVMRVGKLPLVPYHIPGDPGLGDAVRGLAGKHSAVLLANHGPVVAGKSLEAAVYATEELEETAKLYLLLRGENPRCLTAEQIAELERTFPRD
- the otnK gene encoding 3-oxo-tetronate kinase, coding for MSLVLGAIADDFTGATDLANNLVRSGMRTVQILGVPTGKPQPEDVDAIVVALKSRSCPVDEAIKDSLAALDWLSGLGAQQIFFKYCSTFDSTAEGNIGPVADALMDALNTRQTVMVPAFPTTGRTVYQGHLFVGDRLLNDSGMQDHPLNPMTDADLVRVLGSQTPHSVALLNRPLLVSGAGAAREHLLSLADNDVRHVICDTLDDDDLDVLAEACVDMPLVTGGSGLGQALPEQYRRRGWLDSVDNAARLVPASGSPLVLSGSCSRATLGQVAHFLEHYPGIALDPLELAAGDESLNSVLDAVREHRRLRPDEPILVYASAEPDRVKAAQEQLGVARAGEIVEQALATIAVTSVKEGVGRLLVAGGETSGAVVSALELDQLRIGPQIDAGVPWTQARIQTPAGERTLSLALKSGNFGGVDIFTRGFTLLGEVSV